A stretch of the Candidatus Aminicenantes bacterium genome encodes the following:
- a CDS encoding DUF4230 domain-containing protein: protein MDTDPKKKSAFARRLLVLAAAAAVLLAVNLAVPRKRVPPSVGVRTLKDLAELATVEYSVTKIVSYKDVAWYGDRKILFEAAATVKAGIDLNELTDQDIKLENDSAVTVTLPAPKILLFNMKPENMREIFNESGILRSDFSNQEKDGLLSQGEKDIRAKVGRMDILQRAARNARILLESWLKKMGFQAVHVVFRGKGGRP, encoded by the coding sequence ATGGATACGGATCCGAAAAAGAAATCTGCCTTCGCCAGACGGCTGCTCGTCCTGGCCGCGGCAGCCGCGGTGTTGCTTGCGGTCAACCTGGCCGTACCGCGGAAAAGAGTGCCGCCGAGCGTCGGCGTCCGCACCTTGAAGGACCTGGCCGAGCTGGCCACCGTCGAGTACAGCGTGACCAAGATCGTCTCCTACAAGGACGTCGCCTGGTACGGCGACCGCAAAATCCTTTTCGAAGCCGCGGCCACGGTGAAGGCCGGCATTGACTTGAACGAATTGACCGACCAGGACATCAAGCTGGAAAACGACTCGGCCGTCACCGTCACCCTGCCGGCGCCGAAAATCCTGCTCTTCAACATGAAGCCGGAAAACATGAGGGAGATATTCAACGAATCGGGCATCCTGCGCAGCGATTTTTCCAACCAGGAAAAGGACGGCCTGCTCAGCCAGGGCGAAAAGGACATCCGCGCCAAGGTCGGGCGCATGGACATCCTGCAGCGGGCGGCGCGCAACGCCCGGATCCTGCTCGAATCGTGGCTGAAGAAAATGGGCTTCCAGGCAGTGCATGTCGTTTTCAGGGGAAAAGGGGGGCGGCCATGA